One stretch of Euphorbia lathyris chromosome 7, ddEupLath1.1, whole genome shotgun sequence DNA includes these proteins:
- the LOC136201541 gene encoding uncharacterized protein — MDLIPHLNLRTPLFSFRPSISFSNRASLLNHNFPFSFRIQQFSETPIKSYKPGAKKKNSQPAPALDPTLIEQVSMDPDDEGQLLLSEDIDDEAFLDGEDENFEDEYLEDEAELCVGDGSGGGGTSLAGTWWDKEALRIAEEVCQSFDGQLKLYAFKTLSNSTIQVRIERLTNKSGSPNMEDIQAFSKTYREWLDEAELAKSVPENLALEVSSPGVERVVRVPDELDRFKDRAMYVKYMSEEKSSSESDGVLRLICFDIETKCCTWGLADVKINREKAGKGRPLNKKQKEWRLITPFDSLRLVRIYPQF, encoded by the exons ATGGATTTGATTCCACATTTGAATCTCAGAACCCCTTTGTTTTCCTTTCGACCAAGCATAAGCTTCTCCAACAGAGCTTCTCTGTTAAACCACAACTTCCCTTTCTCGTTTCGGATTCAGCAGTTTAGTGAAACTCCAATCAAATCCTACAAGCCTGGTGCCAAGAAAAAGAACTCGCAACCTGCGCCTGCTCTTGACCCCACATTAATTGAACAAGTATCAATGGATCCTGATGATGAAGGCCAACTGCTTTTATCTGAAGATATTGATGATG AGGCATTTTTGGATGGAGAAGATGAGAATTTTGAGGATGAATATTTGGAAGATGAAGCAGAACTATGT GTTGGAGATGGGAGCGGGGGAGGTGGAACTTCCCTTGCTGGCACATGGTGGGATAAAGAAGCACTAAGAATAGCTGAAGAAGTTTGCCAGTCCTTTGATGGTCAGTTGAAATTATATGCCTTCAAGACATTGTCAAATTCCACCATACAAGTGCGCATAGAGAGACTTACAAACAA ATCTGGTTCCCCTAATATGGAAGATATTCAAGCTTTTTCGAAAACCTATAGAGAATGGTTGGATGAAGCTGAGCTTGCTAAATCTGTACCAGAAAATTTAGCTTTGGAG GTGTCATCACCTGGTGTTGAAAGGGTAGTTCGAGTTCCGGATGAGCTAGATCGGTTCAAGGATAGGGCAATGTATGTGAAATACATGAGTGAAGAAAAATCATCATCGGAAAGTGATGGTGTTTTGAGGCTGATTTGTTTTGACATAGAAACAAAATGTTGCACTTGGGGTTTAGCTGATGTGAAGATAAATAGAGAAAAAGCAGGGAAGGGAAGACCACTTAACAAAAAGCAAAAGGAGTGGCGATTGATCACACCCTTTGATTCTTTGCGTTTAGTTCGAATATATCCTCAATTTTGA
- the LOC136201346 gene encoding serine carboxypeptidase-like 42, whose amino-acid sequence MGNLVLIGVLCFGFVNYVIEGYPVEDLVLNLPGQPKVSFRQFSGYIDIDLQNGRSLFYYFVEADAHPHNKPLSLWLNGGPGCSSIGGGAFTELGPFFPTGDGRGLRRNKMSWNKASNLLFVESPAGVGWSYSNKTSDYTTGDAKTAEDMHIFLLNWYEKFPEFKSRELFLTGESYAGHYIPQLAEVLLDHNARSTGFKFNIKGVAIGNPLLKLDRDAPATYEFFWSHGMISDEVGLRIMNDCEFDDYTFASPHNVTDSCNEAMSEANNIVGEYVNNYDVILDVCYPSIVQQELLLKKVVTKLSVGVDVCMTLERAFYFNLAEVQKALHANRTNLNYRWSMCSGVLDYSDTDGNIDILPILKKIVNNGIPVWVFSGDQDSVVPLLGSRTLVRELAHDMKLKITVPYGAWFHKGQVGGWATEYGNLVTFATVRGAAHMVPYAQPSRALHLFSSFVNGRRLPTKTHIPME is encoded by the exons ATGGGAAACTTGGTATTGATTGGTGTGTTGTGTTTTGGgtttgtgaattatgtaattgAAGGTTACCCAGTTGAGGATCTGGTCTTGAATTTGCCTGGCCAGCCCAAAGTTTCCTTCAGACAGTTTTCTGGTTATATTGATATTGATCTTCAAAATGGAAGAAGCTTGTTTTACTACTTTGTTGAGGCTGATGCTCATCCTCACAATAAgcctctttctctttggctcAATGGAG GACCTGGTTGTTCCTCCATTGGGGGAGGTGCCTTCACAGAGTTGGGCCCATTTTTTCCTACAGGAGATGGCCGAGGCCTTCGTAGAAATAAAATGTCCTGGAACAAAG CATCAAACCTCCTCTTTGTTGAATCGCCTGCTGGAGTAGGATGGTCATACTCTAATAAAACTTCTGATTACACTACTGGAGATGCAAAAACTG CTGAGGATATGCATATATTCTTATTGAATTGGTATGAGAAGTTCCCAGAATTCAAATCCCGGGAACTGTTCCTTACAGGAGAAAGCTATGCAG GGCATTATATACCACAGCTGGCCGAGGTTCTACTGGATCATAATGCACGTTCAACTGGTTTCAAGTTCAACATCAAAGGAGTTGCT ATTGGAAACCCGCTCCTTAAACTTGACCGGGATGCTCCTGCAACATACGAATTCTTTTGGTCTCATGGAATGATTTCCGATGAGGTTGGTCTTAGGATCATGAATGATTGTGAATTTGATGATTACACCTTTGCAAGTCCACACAATGTAACGGATTCATGTAACGAAGCCATGTCTGAAGCAAATAACATTGTTGGCGAATACGTAAACAATTATGATGTGATCCTAGATGTTTGCTATCCATCTATAGTACAGCAAGAACTGCTATTGAAGAAAGTG GTTACCAAGTTAAGTGTTGGGGTTGATGTGTGTATGACCCTTGAAAGAGCTTTCTATTTCAACCTTGCAGAGGTACAGAAGGCTCTTCATGCTAATCGGACTAATCTAAACTATAGATGGTCTATGTGCAGCGG tGTTTTAGATTACAGTGATACAGATGGTAACATTGACATACTTCCCATTCTGAAAAAGATTGTTAACAATGGAATTCCAGTATGGGTGTTCAG TGGCGATCAAGATTCAGTTGTACCGCTTCTGGGATCAAGAACGCTAGTGCGTGAACTAGCTCATGATATGAAGTTGAAGATAACAGTCCCATATGGAGCTTGGTTTCACAAAGGGCAGGTGGGAGGTTGGGCAACAGAATATGGAAATTTAGTGACATTTGCAACAGTAAGGGGTGCTGCTCATATGGTACCTTATGCACAACCATCAAGAGCTTTACATCTATTTAGTTCATTTGTTAACGGCCGAAGATTGCCTACTAAGACTCACATTCCTATGGAATGA